TGTTTTGTAGCAAAATCAGCAAAATTCCAAACATGTTCTCCAATTACAAAGGATAATTTATCAAGAACCTCTCCATATTTTTTTAGAAATTCCACCTGAAATTCTTCAGTAAACATTACTGGTGGATCCTGATGAAATCCTGCAATGGTATCCGCACCAAACTCAGAGAGTAAAATGGGCTTTTTATATAACTCATACCATGTTCTTAACTCTCTCTCTAGTTGAAATCCTATCAATTCCAAATGTCCCATATCAGTATACCAAGCATAATATCTGTTTACACTGATAATATCCACATACTTTGCAGTCTTTGTTTCTAAAGGACCTGAACTTTCTACAATGGTAATGGGTCGTGTAGGATCTAATCTTCTTACCTCTTCTATTATCCTTTTAAAATATTCTTCAGCTTCTTCTTCATAATCTGCAGGTTCATTTGCCACACTCCACATGATTACACAAGGATGGTTCTTATCTCTATTTATCATTTCCTTCATTACCTGAATATGATATTGTAATGTTTTTTCATTAATTCTCTCTTCACAAAAGACCTTTTTTTGACGATTAAAGAAATTCATCCCCACTCCAGGAGCTTCATCTATTACCAGTATTCCATATTGATCAGCAAGATCCAATATTTCTTCTGCATAGGGATAATGAGATGTCCTAAAGGAGTTTGCATTTATCCATTTTAATAAGTTAAAATCTTTAACCGCTATCACAGGATCATATCCTTTTCCTCGAATATCACTATCTTCGTGCTTTCCAAATCCCTTAAGATATATGGTCTTTCCATTTAGAAGTAACTTATCTTCTTTTACTTCAATAGTTCTTATACCAATATTTAAAGAGTATGAATCTTCTAATTCTTCACCATTATAGGTATCAACTTTTAAGGTATAAAGATAGGGATTCTCAGGACTCCAAAATTCACAATTTTTTATAATCAATTTTCCTTTTTCTCCCTTTTCCCTACCTATTTCCTTTCCATTCTTATCAAAAACTATTACCTCTACTCTTTCTTTTTCTCCCTCTATTTTTACCTCATAATTAATCTCTCCATCTTCTCCATTTATATTCGTTACAACTTTAATATCAGATATGTAATTCTTTGGAGTAGTGTAAAGAAATACAGGTCTGTGAATGCCTGAATAATTATAAAAATCAAAATAATATTCTTGAGTTTTATATCCTTCAGGATGCATAGGATCTTTATACTCTATAATTTCACCTGGAGGAAGAGAATTCCAATCAAGGATATTATTTACTGCTATAACCACTCTATTTTCCTTCCCAAATTCTACAAATGGAGTGATCTCTCCCTCAAAGGGTAAAAATCCTCCTTTATGTTCCACGATCTTTTCTCCATTTACCCATAAAATAGCATAATGGGAAGCGCTTCCAACTCTTATAAATACTCTTTTATCTTTCCAAGATAAGGGAACAAAAAATTTCCTCTCATACCAAACATATCCTATATGATCTCTTATGGATATATCTTGAGTTATATCATTATAACTTGATGGAACAGGCATTAATATAGCATTTTCTAAGGGTTTCTTATACCATTCCTCTATTAACCCCTTATTTTCTTTATCAACCTTAAATCGCCAGATTCCTGAAAGATCCTTAACCTCTCTTCTTTCGCTTTCCCGAGGATATAACATTTAAAAATATCCTCCTTCCAAAAATCTGGTATTATTGATAATATTATGGAATATAAATTAATAAAAATCAAAGGAAATAGTAGGAGAGATAAATGAGAGAAAAAGAAAGGGCATATATATTGCTACTTATTGGTATTCTTGCTATGTCTACAGCTTCATTATTTATAAGATTAGCTCAAGCTCCATCTTTAATTGTTGCTACTTATAGATTAATCTTCTCTTCTCTGATTTTGTTAATTATATACAGAAAAAAGATTAAAATAGAGAAAAATATATTACCTTTCTTAATAATTTCTGGAATCTCCCTTGGCATTCATTTCTATACCTGGATTTCATCGGTATATTTAACTTCTGTGGCCAACGCAGTAGTACTTGTAAATACAAATCCTTTATTTATTATCTTGTTTACAATTCTCTTTGATAAAAAAAGGCCTCCCCTTTATTATTTTCTCTCCTTATTCTTTGTCCTTCTTGGAATGTTCCTTATTACCAGCAAAAGTTTAGAGTTTAAATTGGGATTAGGAGAAATCTTTGCAATTATTGGAGGGTTCTCCGTAGCAGTTTATCTTTATATAGGTCAAAAATTATCTAATAAAATATCTTTGATAAGTTATATATCCTCGGTTTATAGTTTTTCTGCTATCTTTCTATTCATTATATCCCTATTTGCTCCCTATCCTTTATTTGGTTATTCCTTAAAGAACTATATTTATTTCTTACTTTTAGCTCTTATTCCTCAGCTTATTGGACATTCTTCTGCTAACTATGCCTTAAGAATTCTTCCTGCAAGCTCTGTAGCTCTTATAATACTGGGAGAAAATGTGTTTGCAACAATTTTTGCATATATATTTTTAAAGGAATCTATCTCTTTAAATCAGGCATTAGGAATGATAATTATTACCTTAGCCATAATGTATAATTCTATAAAGGAAAGAATAGAGGAAAGAAGACAATGACAAGATTTTTTCTTGCTCTTTTTCTAGGAAGGATAGTTTATTATATTATGAGAATTCTTTCTCAGGATGCTACCACATTACCAGGGAAAATTGCTCTAATTATAGATCCTCGTTTTATAAAAAAAATATCAAAAAGGATTAAAAATATTATCCTTGTTACGGGAACTAATGGAAAAACTACAACTAATAATCTTATCTTTTTTTTATTAAAAAATAAAGGATATAAAGTTTTAGGAAATCTTGAAGGTGCTAATTTAAAAAGTGGAATTGCTACATGTTATATAAAAAATCCCAAAACTTTTGATTTTGGAACCTTTGAGATTGACGAAGGTATCTTTCCTAAAATCCTTGAAGATTTAAATCCTAATATTGTTGTAATTACAAATTTTTTTAGGGATCAATTGGATAGATATGGAGAGATTGATATAACAGTAAATAGGATTTTTAAAGCTTTAGAGGGAAAAAGGGAAATAAAACTGGTATTGAATGGGGATGATCCCTTTGTAGCAAGATTTCAAGATCTACCTTTAGAAAAAATATTTTATGGAATAAAAGAAAAAGTTGGAAGTAAAGATTCTGATATAAAGGAAAGTATCTATTGTCCAAAATGTGGTGAAAAACTTAATTATGATTATTTTAACTATGCTCAACTGGGAAAATACTCTTGCTCCTGTGGTTTTAAAAATCCAGAATATGAATTTTATATTAAAAAAGTTAACATCACTAACTCTTGGAGTTTCTCTATTATAGAACAAAAGAAAGAAATTTCTTTATCTTTTAAATATCCAGGAATTTACAATCTTTATAATGCTCTTGCAGGATATACTGTTGGAAGAATATTAGGACTTTCTTCTGAATATCTTAAGGAAACTATATCAAGTTTTTCCTTCTTTTTAGGAAGATTTGAAAAATTTATATATAAAGGTATGGAAAAAATTCTTATTCTTGTTAAAAATCCTACAGGATATAATCAAGTTCTTGATACTATAAAATCAGATCCCTCGGAAAAGATTTTGGTTTTAATTTTAAATGATAATATTGCAGATGGAAGAGATGTATCCTGGATTTGGGATGTAGATTTTGAAAGATTAAAAGAGGAAGAGAGTATAAGAGAAATTTATTGTTCAGGAAAAAGAGGAGAAGACTTAGTTGTAAGATTGAAATATGCAGAAATTCCCTTAGAGAAAATTAAATTGGTTAAAAGTTTAAGAAAAGCTATAAACCTTTCTCTTTCTTTCCCCTATAAGGTTTATATTCTTCCTACCTATACTGCCCTTTTTAAATGCCGAAAATTATTATTGAGGGTTAAAAATGGAGCTTAAATTATTTTATATGTATCCAGATCTTTTAAATTTATATGGAGACAGAGGAAATATAATAATAATTGAAAGAAGAGCGAAATGGAGAAAGATATTTGTAGAAATAAAGGAGTTCACAAAGGATAAAGAAGAGAACTTAGAAGAAGCGGATATAATCTTTTTAGGAGGGGGTTCAGATAGAGAACAAGAGATCCTATATTCTCACTTTTACAAGTTTAAGGACATTATTAAAGATCTTATAGAAGATGGAGTACCTCTTCTTGCAGTATGTGGAGGATATCAACTTTTAGGAGAATATTATTTAGATGCCCAGGGAAGAAAAATAGAAGGGCTTTCCATATTAAAATTTTATACGCGAGCAGAAAGAGGAAGACTAATTGGGAATATATTAATTGAGACAGATCTTCCCATAGACCCAAAAACCTTAGTAGGCTTTGAAAATCATGGAGGAAGAACTTATCATAATTACAAACCCTTAGGAAGGGTAATAAAGGGTTATGGAAATAATGGAAAGGATGGATATGAAGGGCTTGTTTATAAAAACTGTATAGGTACTTATCTTCATGGTCCTATCCTTTCCAAAAATCCTCATCTTGCAGATTTTATAATAAAATCTGCCTTAGAAAGAAAATACAAGAGAGAAGTTTTTCTTCCGCCTCTTTCCGATAAAGAAGAATTTCTTGCCCATAGGAATATAATAAAAAAGCTAAAGTGAATGCTATAATTTATAAGAATGAGGTGAGCTATGGATCTTATAGAAAAAATTGAAAAACTAAAAAAAGAGAGAAATGCTATCATATTAGCTCATAATTATCAGCTTCCTGAGATTCAAGATATTGCAGACTTTGTAGGAGACTCTTTAGAACTTTCCCGTATCGCAAAGAAAGTAGAAGAAAAAGTTATTATTTTTTGTGGAGTCCATTTTATGGCAGAAACTGCAAGTATCTTAGCACCAGAAAAGAAAGTGCTTTTGCCTGATTTAAATGCGGGATGTCCCCTAGCAAATATGATAACTGCAGAAGATGTAAGAAGACTAAAAAAAGAATTTCCTAATGCACTGGTGGTGGCATATATTAATACATCCGCGGAAGTTAAAGCAGAGAGCGATTATTGTTGCACTTCTGCTAATGCAATAAATGTGGTAGAAAAGGTTCCTTCTGAGGAAATTATATTTATTCCCGATAGAAATCTAGGTTATTACGTAAGTAAAAATACAAAGAAAAAGATGTACATATGGAATGGATTTTGTCCTACTCACCAAAGAATTCTTCCCCAAGATATTGAAAGGCTAAAAAAGGAGCATCCCAATGCAAAAGTAGTAGTTCACCCCGAATGTAGAAAAGAAGTACTAGAGCTTTCTGATAAAATTGCTAGCACCAGTGGGATTATAAGATTTGTAAAAGAGGATGAGGGAAAGGAATATATAATAGGAACAGAGATGGGAATTCTCCATAGACTGAGAAAGGAATGCCCTGATAAGATATTTTATCCTGCATCTTATCTTTCCGTTTGTCCCAACATGAAGAAAATTACTTTGGAAAAGGTTTTATGGGCTTTAGAGGATTTAGAGCCCGAAGTAAAAGTTAAAGAACCTATAAGATCAAGAGCGTTAAAGGCTATTGAGAATATGCTTAATTTATGAGGGAATATTTTTTTGATATTATCATAGTAGGAAGTGGAATTGCAGGTCTTGCATCTGCTTTTTATTCTCCTGAGAATTATAAAGTTGCTCTTTTTACAAAGGAGAGATTAGAAGAAAGTAGCACCTATTATGCTCAAGGGGGAATTGCTGTTGCCCTAAATAAAGATGACTCTCCCCTACTCCATTTCGAAGATACTCTAAAAGTAGGAGCAGATTTTAATGAGGAAAATATAGTAAAGATAGTTGTTGAAGAAGGAATAGAAAGAATAAAGGATTTAATTGAAATTGGAGTAAACTTTGATCGAAGTAATGGACTTGAATTTACACGAGAAGCAGGACATAGTAGAAGAAGAATCCTTCATGCCCATGGAGATTCCACAGGTCTTGAAATAGCAAAAACTCTAATTTCAATAATCAAAAATAAAAAAAATATATCCATTTTTGAAAATTATTTCCTTGTGGATCTAATAAAAGAAGAAGAAAAAATAGTTGGAGGTATTTTTCTGAATGAAAAAGGAGAGTTAGAGGTAATTTATAGTAAATATACCATTCTTGCAACAGGAGGAGCAGGACAAGTTTATCTTTATACAACAAATCCTAAAACAATTACAGGAGATGGTTTAGCAATTGCCTATAGAGCAGGAGCAAGATTAATGGACATGGAATTTTTTCAATTTCATCCCACCGCATTAAAGATAGATCTTCCTCAAAGATTTTTAATTTCCGAGGCAGTAAGAGGTGAGGGAGGAATCCTAAGGAATTATTATGGTGAAAGGTTCATGTTAAATTATCATCCCCAAGGAGAATTGGCAGGAAGGGACATAGTAACTAGAGCTATATACTTAGAGATGTTAGAGACAGAAAGGGATATATATTTGGATTTTAGACCCATTGGAGAAAGAAAAATTAAAAAAAGATTTCCTAATATTTTAAAGATATGTAAAGAATATGGATTTGATATTTTAAAGGAACCTGTACCTGTGGAACCTGTAGCCCATTACTTTATGGGAGGAATAGAGACCGATGAATTGGGAAGAACAAGCATAAAAAATCTATATGCCTGTGGAGAGATAGCCTGTACAGGTCTTCACGGAGCTAATAGATTAGCTAGCAATTCCCTTTTAGAAGGATTAGTCTTTGGAAAAAGATGTATCTTAGGTATTCTTAACGATAATTCTTCTCCGTCTCTTGATCCTTTAAAATTAAAACTAGAAATACAGGAGAAAAAACCTTCCTTTAATAAATTGGAACTCAAAAAATTAATGTGGGAGAATGTAGGGATTTTAAGGGAAGGAAAAAAGTTAGAATTTGCCTTAAGAACATTAGAAAAATGGATAGAGGAAGTTGACTTTTTCTATCCCGATAGAGAATTTTTAGAATTAAAAAATATGACCACTGTAGGTTATTTGATGGCTAAATCTGCCCTTTTAAGAGAAGAAAGTAGAGGAGCTCATTTTAGAGTAGACTTTCCTACTATGAGGGACACATGGAGAAAACATATAGTTTTAGAAAAGGATAAAGAGGTGATATATCGTGATGTCAATTCCCCACCATCTTTTAAGAAAAATCGTTGAAGAAGCCTTAGAAGAGGATATAGGATTTGGTGATATAACAACAGAAAGTATTGTCCCTA
This DNA window, taken from Dictyoglomus sp., encodes the following:
- a CDS encoding glutamine amidotransferase, with amino-acid sequence MELKLFYMYPDLLNLYGDRGNIIIIERRAKWRKIFVEIKEFTKDKEENLEEADIIFLGGGSDREQEILYSHFYKFKDIIKDLIEDGVPLLAVCGGYQLLGEYYLDAQGRKIEGLSILKFYTRAERGRLIGNILIETDLPIDPKTLVGFENHGGRTYHNYKPLGRVIKGYGNNGKDGYEGLVYKNCIGTYLHGPILSKNPHLADFIIKSALERKYKREVFLPPLSDKEEFLAHRNIIKKLK
- a CDS encoding DMT family transporter encodes the protein MREKERAYILLLIGILAMSTASLFIRLAQAPSLIVATYRLIFSSLILLIIYRKKIKIEKNILPFLIISGISLGIHFYTWISSVYLTSVANAVVLVNTNPLFIILFTILFDKKRPPLYYFLSLFFVLLGMFLITSKSLEFKLGLGEIFAIIGGFSVAVYLYIGQKLSNKISLISYISSVYSFSAIFLFIISLFAPYPLFGYSLKNYIYFLLLALIPQLIGHSSANYALRILPASSVALIILGENVFATIFAYIFLKESISLNQALGMIIITLAIMYNSIKERIEERRQ
- the uidA gene encoding beta-glucuronidase gives rise to the protein MLYPRESERREVKDLSGIWRFKVDKENKGLIEEWYKKPLENAILMPVPSSYNDITQDISIRDHIGYVWYERKFFVPLSWKDKRVFIRVGSASHYAILWVNGEKIVEHKGGFLPFEGEITPFVEFGKENRVVIAVNNILDWNSLPPGEIIEYKDPMHPEGYKTQEYYFDFYNYSGIHRPVFLYTTPKNYISDIKVVTNINGEDGEINYEVKIEGEKERVEVIVFDKNGKEIGREKGEKGKLIIKNCEFWSPENPYLYTLKVDTYNGEELEDSYSLNIGIRTIEVKEDKLLLNGKTIYLKGFGKHEDSDIRGKGYDPVIAVKDFNLLKWINANSFRTSHYPYAEEILDLADQYGILVIDEAPGVGMNFFNRQKKVFCEERINEKTLQYHIQVMKEMINRDKNHPCVIMWSVANEPADYEEEAEEYFKRIIEEVRRLDPTRPITIVESSGPLETKTAKYVDIISVNRYYAWYTDMGHLELIGFQLERELRTWYELYKKPILLSEFGADTIAGFHQDPPVMFTEEFQVEFLKKYGEVLDKLSFVIGEHVWNFADFATKQHVIRVLGNKKGVFTRQRQPKASALFLKERWANK
- a CDS encoding MurT ligase domain-containing protein codes for the protein MTRFFLALFLGRIVYYIMRILSQDATTLPGKIALIIDPRFIKKISKRIKNIILVTGTNGKTTTNNLIFFLLKNKGYKVLGNLEGANLKSGIATCYIKNPKTFDFGTFEIDEGIFPKILEDLNPNIVVITNFFRDQLDRYGEIDITVNRIFKALEGKREIKLVLNGDDPFVARFQDLPLEKIFYGIKEKVGSKDSDIKESIYCPKCGEKLNYDYFNYAQLGKYSCSCGFKNPEYEFYIKKVNITNSWSFSIIEQKKEISLSFKYPGIYNLYNALAGYTVGRILGLSSEYLKETISSFSFFLGRFEKFIYKGMEKILILVKNPTGYNQVLDTIKSDPSEKILVLILNDNIADGRDVSWIWDVDFERLKEEESIREIYCSGKRGEDLVVRLKYAEIPLEKIKLVKSLRKAINLSLSFPYKVYILPTYTALFKCRKLLLRVKNGA
- the nadB gene encoding L-aspartate oxidase; this encodes MREYFFDIIIVGSGIAGLASAFYSPENYKVALFTKERLEESSTYYAQGGIAVALNKDDSPLLHFEDTLKVGADFNEENIVKIVVEEGIERIKDLIEIGVNFDRSNGLEFTREAGHSRRRILHAHGDSTGLEIAKTLISIIKNKKNISIFENYFLVDLIKEEEKIVGGIFLNEKGELEVIYSKYTILATGGAGQVYLYTTNPKTITGDGLAIAYRAGARLMDMEFFQFHPTALKIDLPQRFLISEAVRGEGGILRNYYGERFMLNYHPQGELAGRDIVTRAIYLEMLETERDIYLDFRPIGERKIKKRFPNILKICKEYGFDILKEPVPVEPVAHYFMGGIETDELGRTSIKNLYACGEIACTGLHGANRLASNSLLEGLVFGKRCILGILNDNSSPSLDPLKLKLEIQEKKPSFNKLELKKLMWENVGILREGKKLEFALRTLEKWIEEVDFFYPDREFLELKNMTTVGYLMAKSALLREESRGAHFRVDFPTMRDTWRKHIVLEKDKEVIYRDVNSPPSFKKNR
- the nadA gene encoding quinolinate synthase NadA; amino-acid sequence: MDLIEKIEKLKKERNAIILAHNYQLPEIQDIADFVGDSLELSRIAKKVEEKVIIFCGVHFMAETASILAPEKKVLLPDLNAGCPLANMITAEDVRRLKKEFPNALVVAYINTSAEVKAESDYCCTSANAINVVEKVPSEEIIFIPDRNLGYYVSKNTKKKMYIWNGFCPTHQRILPQDIERLKKEHPNAKVVVHPECRKEVLELSDKIASTSGIIRFVKEDEGKEYIIGTEMGILHRLRKECPDKIFYPASYLSVCPNMKKITLEKVLWALEDLEPEVKVKEPIRSRALKAIENMLNL